One stretch of Zingiber officinale cultivar Zhangliang chromosome 6B, Zo_v1.1, whole genome shotgun sequence DNA includes these proteins:
- the LOC121992782 gene encoding E3 ubiquitin-protein ligase Os04g0590900-like — protein MPTTHRLACKFAVEGAALFLVLAATTMASDGVSGSPSWVAYEPNKEAATLPPPLEGSDSGVGRTFSPLVVAVVAVLVGAFLLVSYYTIVTKYCGTFDTPWRRSEHELYDDRWREERWDFSSSDGLEDASISKIPVRIYSSSGDGTVGAADCLVCLGEFREAERLRLLPLCGHAFHLRCIDAWLKARGNCPLCRANAVSDAPPQGEPVDAHDNEAAIFVGGDELRAMKRSMSMEVAREQRAMSSVSLNRSFSAGRFKGGNLTLPL, from the coding sequence ATGCCAACAACTCATCGATTGGCCTGCAAATTTGCCGTCGAGGGAGCGGCTTTGTTCTTGGTCTTAGCGGCGACGACAATGGCGAGCGATGGCGTCAGCGGAAGTCCCAGTTGGGTCGCCTATGAGCCAAACAAGGAAGCCGCTACTCTCCCTCCTCCTTTAGAAGGTTCCGACAGCGGTGTCGGCCGGACTTTCTCCCCGCTCGTCGTGGCGGTCGTCGCGGTCCTCGTCGGCGCGTTTCTGCTCGTCAGCTACTACACCATCGTCACCAAGTACTGCGGCACCTTCGACACCCCGTGGCGTCGCTCGGAACACGAGCTCTACGACGATCGCTGGCGGGAAGAAAGATGGGATTTTTCGTCTTCGGACGGACTCGAGGACGCCTCGATCTCCAAAATCCCGGTCCGCATCTACAGCTCGAGCGGCGACGGCACCGTCGGCGCCGCCGATTGCTTGGTGTGCCTGGGAGAGTTCCGCGAGGCGGAGCGCCTCCGGTTGCTCCCCCTCTGCGGCCACGCCTTCCACCTCCGCTGTATCGACGCGTGGCTAAAGGCGCGCGGCAACTGTCCTCTCTGCCGAGCCAACGCCGTGTCCGACGCCCCGCCGCAGGGAGAACCAGTCGACGCCCACGACAATGAGGCGGCGATATTCGTCGGAGGCGACGAGCTCCGAGCCATGAAGCGATCGATGTCGATGGAAGTGGCGCGTGAGCAGCGCGCCATGAGCTCTGTTTCCTTGAACCGATCCTTCTCTGCCGGAAGGTTCAAGGGAGGAAATTTGACGCTTCCTTTATGA